A window of the Scleropages formosus chromosome 5, fSclFor1.1, whole genome shotgun sequence genome harbors these coding sequences:
- the LOC108942145 gene encoding transmembrane protein 19-like: MQFEDEIPMKEYVKIVSDMVTFSAILAIALFFWIFSIAASAFFGTLQPVSPWRWFFSILTPLSLTSRAKKSGSLDRGGALGGLLVGFILMMANKSFFTSMLVFFITSYELTRWTKAEQRNEEVVEHNAGTQKMGWVQVLLNGGVPMELALLYIVEAGPRETALDFETQYSATWLCLSLLGAFACRTGDAWASRLGPVLSKAPPKLITSWREVPTGTNGGVTPEGLVASFAGGTAVGGAYFITQVLFVTGLQSQTPQWPVVVYGGMAGLMGSMLDSFLGAELQYSGYDESAGKVVNYESRTTKRICGKPVLDNNAVNLFSSIIVALLFPDIAWGLWPRD; the protein is encoded by the exons ATGCAGTTTGAGGACGAGATACCGATGAAAGAATATGTCAAGATTGTAAGTGACATGGTTACATTCTCTGCAATTTTGGCAATCGCTTTGTTCTTCTGGATCTTTTCAATAGCAGCCAGCGCCTTCTTTG GCACTTTGCAGCCTGTATCACCGTGGCGTTGGTTTTTTTCTATATTAACCCCCTTAAGTCTGACCTCCCGCGCAAAGAAGTCTGGGAGTCTAGATCGTGGTGGAGCTCTGGGAG GACTGCTGGTTGGATTCATCCTGATGATGGCAAACAAGAGCTTTTTCACATCCATGCTGGTATTTTTCATAACATCCTATGAACTCACAAGATGGACAAAAGCTGAGCAACGTAATGAAGAGGTGGTAGAACACAATGCTG GGACCCAGAAAATGGGCTGGGTGCAGGTGCTGCTCAACGGGGGGGTCCCCATGGAGTTGGCTCTGCTATACATAGTTGAGGCGGGCCCCAGGGAAACTGCTCTGGACTTTGAGACGCAGTACAGCGCCACCTGGCTGTGCCTCTCACTGTTGGGAGCCTTTGCTTGCAGAACAGGGGATGCCTGGGCTTCAAGGCTGGGACCGGTCCTCAGTAAGGCCCCACCCAAACTTATCACCTCCTGGAGAGAAGTTCCCACAG GGACAAATGGAGGTGTGACTCCAGAGGGTCTGGTGGCAAGTTTTGCGGGTGGAACAGCAGTGGGAGGGGCATACTTCATCACCCAAGTCCTATTTGTGACGGGCCTGCAGTCACAAACTCCTCAGTGGCCGGTCGTTGTGTACGGCGGTATGGCTGGACTTATGGGGTCTATGCTGGATTCCTTTCTGGGAGCAGAACTTCAGTACTCAG GTTATGACGAGAGCGCTGGAAAAGTCGTGAACTACGAGTCGAGGACAACGAAGCGAATTTGTGGAAAGCCGGTTCTGGACAACAATGCTGTGAATCTTTTCTCCTCCATAATTGTTGCCTTGCTGTTCCCAGATATAGCGTGGGGTCTTTGGCCAAGGGATTAA